A single genomic interval of Daucus carota subsp. sativus chromosome 1, DH1 v3.0, whole genome shotgun sequence harbors:
- the LOC108204216 gene encoding glucomannan 4-beta-mannosyltransferase 1 encodes MRNSVFQEPDEITMSINDAQKKLRASVIVPLLYFALFVCVIMSLMLFIERLYMTAVILYVKALGKKRYTQYNLDSVKERMERNREHPTVLIQIPMYNESEVYKLSIGAVCALLWPQDRLIVQVLDDSTNTTIMTNVQAECRKWQNQGVNIKYENRANRNGYKAGALREGLQKQYVDNCEYVVIFDADFQPERDFLERTIPYLIDNKELGMVQARWKFVNADECLMTRLQEMSLNYHFSVEQEVGSSTCQFFGFNGTAGVWRIQAIKDAGGWKERTTVEDMDLAVRASLQGWKFVFVGDVSVKNELPSTFKAYRFQQHRWSCGPANLFKKMTKEIMLCRRVSVWKKIHLIYAFFFVRKIVAHWVTFFFYCVVIPACVLLPEVYLPKPLAIYIPAIITILNTGGTPRSLHLLVFWILFENVMSLHRTKASIIGLLEASRVNEWVVTEKLGNRRNNQARVSFFKSKFQCGERIHKLEFIMGIFMLHCAVYNMLHGNDHMFVYLFLQSGAFFTVAFGFIGTFVPTRQ; translated from the exons ATGAGAAATTCAGTCTTCCAAGAGCCTGATGAGATAACAATGAGCATCAATGATGCTCAGAAGAAACTCAGAGCATCAGTAATTGTGCCACTCTTGTATTTTGCACTATTTGTATGTGTGATTATGTCTCTTATGCTTTTCATTGAACGGCTGTACATGACAGCCGTGATCCTATATGTTAAAGCATTGGGGAAAAAGAGATACACACAATACAATCTGGATTCTGTGAAAGAAAGAATGGAACGGAATAGAGAGCATCCGACAGTCTTGATCCAGATACCTATGTACAATGAAAGTGAG GTATACAAACTCTCAATTGGAGCTGTATGTGCACTCTTATGGCCACAGGACCGACTCATTGTTCAAGTTCTTGATGATTCAACCAATACAACAATAATG ACGAATGTACAGGCAGAGTGCAGGAAATGGCAAAATCAAGGCGTGAATATTAAGTATGAAAATAGGGCCAACAGAAATGGCTATAAAGCAGGAGCTCTGCGGGAAGGGTTACAAAAGCAGTATGTCGACAATTGTGAATATGTGGTGATATTTGATGCAGACTTTCAGCCTGAGAGAGATTTTCTTGAAAGAACTATTCCTTATCTAATTGATAACAAGGAACTGGGGATGGTTCAGGCCAGATGGAAGTTTG TTAACGCGGATGAATGTCTTATGACTCGTCTCCAAGAGATGTCACTTAACTATCACTTCTCAGTTGAGCAAGAAGTAGGCTCCTCAACATGCCAATTTTTTGGATTCAATG GTACCGCTGGTGTATGGCGAATTCAAGCAATTAAGGATGCAGGAGGATGGAAAGAGCGAACCACAGTGGAGGACATGGATCTTGCAGTCAGAGCCAGTCTGCAGGGTTGGAAGTTTGTCTTTGTAGGAGATGTGTCG GTTAAAAATGAACTACCGAGCACCTTCAAGGCTTACCGATTCCAGCAGCACCGCTGGTCATGTGGTCCAGCCAACCTTTTCAAAAAAATGACAAAGGAAATCATGCTTTGCAGA CGCGTGTCTGTATGGAAGAAGATTCACCTCATATACGCATTCTTCTTTGTTAGGAAGATCGTTGCACATTGGGTAACCTTCTTCTTCTACTGTGTGGTTATTCCTGCATGCGTTTTGCTTCCTGAGGTTTATCTTCCAAAGCCATTAGCCATATATATTCCAGCAATCATCACAATTCTGAACACTGGTGGCACTCCTAG ATCCTTGCATCTTCTCGTATTCTGGATACTGTTTGAAAATGTCATGTCCCTTCACCGAACTAAGGCATCAATAATCGGGCTATTGGAAGCCAGTCGAGTCAATGAATGGGTTGTGACGGAAAAGCTTGGCAATAGAAGAAATAACCAAGCTAgagtttctttttttaaatccaaattcCAATGTGGAGAGAG GATTCACAAGCTGGAGTTCATAATGGGGATATTCATGCTTCATTGTGCTGTATACAACATGTTGCACGGCAATGATCACATGTTTGTATATTTGTTCTTGCAATCCGGGGCGTTCTTCACAGTAGCATTTGGTTTCATTGGCACGTTTGTCCCAACTAGGCAGTGA
- the LOC108195074 gene encoding protein LIGHT-DEPENDENT SHORT HYPOCOTYLS 4, which produces MNLNQELVNSSNSVSNTSSMLISTTNTNSVASSASTSVTSPTTLSRYENQKRRDWNTFGQYLRNHRPPLSLPRCSGAHVLEFLRYLDQFGKTKVHIPLCPFFGHPNPPAPCSCPLRQAWGSLDALIGRLRAAYEENGGKPEANPFGARAVRLYLREIRDSQSKARGISYEKKKRKRVAPPQQPLMQAPHHPPI; this is translated from the coding sequence ATGAACTTGAATCAAGAACTAGTCAACTCATCAAACTCAGTCAGTAACACAAGCAGCATGCTAATCTCCACCACAAACACAAATTCCGTTGCTTCCTCTGCATCCACCTCAGTGACCTCACCAACAACCCTAAGCCGATACGAAAACCAGAAGCGCCGTGACTGGAACACATTCGGCCAGTACCTCCGCAACCACCGCCCACCACTCTCTCTCCCCCGCTGCAGCGGAGCCCATGTTCTTGAGTTTCTGCGGTATCTTGACCAGTTTGGAAAAACTAAGGTCCACATTCCACTGTGTCCTTTCTTCGGGCACCCTAATCCTCCTGCCCCATGTTCCTGCCCGCTAAGGCAGGCTTGGGGCAGCCTTGATGCCCTCATAGGCCGCCTCAGAGCGGCCTATGAGGAAAATGGCGGGAAGCCAGAAGCCAACCCGTTTGGAGCTAGAGCTGTTAGGCTATATCTTCGAGAAATTCGAGATTCACAGTCGAAAGCAAGAGGAATTAGCtatgagaagaagaagagaaagagGGTGGCGCCACCTCAACAGCCACTGATGCAAGCTCCTCATCATCCTCCCATATAA